Proteins found in one Choristoneura fumiferana chromosome 16, NRCan_CFum_1, whole genome shotgun sequence genomic segment:
- the LOC141436085 gene encoding beta-secretase 1-like isoform X2, with amino-acid sequence MMRIIYCALLAFILHQALGDEYNLFGDAGQAYSVEVNIGHPPQKFYLLVDTGSTTLAVASHARQGGKSYFKANQSSSIQDSHKQVQAKYSQGMWIGQLATDFVQFPSLANVPAVRSNLALITESHKFFMNGSGWQGLLGLAYLPVGAWGENVVVDSWMDSVDRSLAVPKSFQLKLCGVKSTTNATHYGSFQMIDDQNPNRNSNRSYRTPVLRKRWYEVGVISVRALTDLVPINASLNNTNETIVEVKDFNDEMCLKLNEEKSIVDSGTTNIRLPEIVFGEIVGEIRNAARMTNVLISDEFWYHGENYMRVVTASTEVGAISEFCYKLGLEAGSETVLGYTAMEGLEVLFNRSAGWIGWQTSNCGSNARITGPYNASKSLVDTCQLRRPVSETAVSIKAAQWALCGVSIIAGGVLVYLLAPCVKALCKKPIRTQQISLSQTALFEQES; translated from the exons ATGATGCGGATAATTTATTGCGCCCTATTGGCGTTTATTTTACACCAAGCACTTGGAGATGAGTACAATCTATTCGGAGATGCAGGGCAGGCATATTCAGTTGAGGTCAACATAGGACATCCACCACAAAAG TTTTACCTACTAGTTGATACTGGCAGCACTACATTGGCGGTAGCTTCCCATGCTCGTCAGGGTGGCAAGAGTTACTTTAAAGCAAATCAATCTAGCTCAATCCAGGATAGTCACAAACAG GTACAAGCAAAATATTCTCAAGGCATGTGGATTGGGCAGCTAGCAACAGACTTTGTTCAGTTCCCATCCCTGGCTAACGTCCCTGCAGTGAGGTCCAACCTGGCCCTCATCACAGAGAGCCATAAGTTCTTTATGAATGGTTCTGGATGGCAG GGTCTTCTTGGTCTGGCATACTTACCAGTAGGGGCATGGGGTGAAAATGTTGTAGTTGATTCGTGGATGGATTCAGTTGACCGTTCGCTTGCTGTACCAAAGTCTTTCCAACTGAAGCTTTGTGGGGTAAAAAGTACCACTAACGCAACACATTATGGCAGCTTTCAAATGATTG ACGACCAGAATCCAAACAGAAACAGCAATCGTTCATACCGCACACCAGTATTAAGAAAACGTTGGTATGAAGTTGGTGTGATTTCAGTCAGAGCCCTTACTGACTTAGTGCCAATCAATGCTTCACTCAATAATACAAATGAAACCATTGTAGAAGTCAAAGACTTCAATGACGAGATGTGTCTTaaactaaatgaagaaaaaagTATTGTGGACAGTGGAACTACTAATATTAGGTTGCCTGAAATTGTGTTTGGAGAG ATTGTTGGTGAAATAAGAAACGCCGCGCGCATGACAAATGTACTAATTTCAGACGAATTTTGGTATCATGGAGAG AACTATATGCGAGTGGTGACTGCGTCGACGGAGGTCGGGGCTATTTCAGAGTTTTGCTACAAGTTGGGGCTCGAAGCGGGGTCCGAGACTGTGCTTGGGTACACCGCGATGGAAGGATTAGAG GTACTGTTTAATAGATCAGCCGGCTGGATCGGCTGGCAGACCTCAAACTGTGGCTCCAACGCTCGAATCACGGGGCCTTACAACGCCTCAAAGTCTCTAGTAGACACCTGCCAGTTAAGAAGACCCGTCTCAGAGACCGCTGTCTCAATAAAAGCCGCCCAATGGGCCCTTTGCGGCGTGTCTATAATAGCTGGTGGTGTGCTAGTGTACCTATTGGCCCCTTGTGTTAAAGCGTTATGCAAAAAACCTATAAGAACGCAACAGATTTCATTGTCGCAGACCGCTTTGTTTGAACAGGAGTCGTGA
- the LOC141436085 gene encoding beta-secretase 1-like isoform X1: MMRIIYCALLAFILHQALGDEYNLFGDAGQAYSVEVNIGHPPQKFYLLVDTGSTTLAVASHARQGGKSYFKANQSSSIQDSHKQVQAKYSQGMWIGQLATDFVQFPSLANVPAVRSNLALITESHKFFMNGSGWQGLLGLAYLPVGAWGENVVVDSWMDSVDRSLAVPKSFQLKLCGVKSTTNATHYGSFQMIDDQNPNRNSNRSYRTPVLRKRWYEVGVISVRALTDLVPINASLNNTNETIVEVKDFNDEMCLKLNEEKSIVDSGTTNIRLPEIVFGEIVGEIRNAARMTNVLISDEFWYHGEAGCWPEPQMWSLPSIAIDLLSADANDQYFTLEIPAQNYMRVVTASTEVGAISEFCYKLGLEAGSETVLGYTAMEGLEVLFNRSAGWIGWQTSNCGSNARITGPYNASKSLVDTCQLRRPVSETAVSIKAAQWALCGVSIIAGGVLVYLLAPCVKALCKKPIRTQQISLSQTALFEQES, from the exons ATGATGCGGATAATTTATTGCGCCCTATTGGCGTTTATTTTACACCAAGCACTTGGAGATGAGTACAATCTATTCGGAGATGCAGGGCAGGCATATTCAGTTGAGGTCAACATAGGACATCCACCACAAAAG TTTTACCTACTAGTTGATACTGGCAGCACTACATTGGCGGTAGCTTCCCATGCTCGTCAGGGTGGCAAGAGTTACTTTAAAGCAAATCAATCTAGCTCAATCCAGGATAGTCACAAACAG GTACAAGCAAAATATTCTCAAGGCATGTGGATTGGGCAGCTAGCAACAGACTTTGTTCAGTTCCCATCCCTGGCTAACGTCCCTGCAGTGAGGTCCAACCTGGCCCTCATCACAGAGAGCCATAAGTTCTTTATGAATGGTTCTGGATGGCAG GGTCTTCTTGGTCTGGCATACTTACCAGTAGGGGCATGGGGTGAAAATGTTGTAGTTGATTCGTGGATGGATTCAGTTGACCGTTCGCTTGCTGTACCAAAGTCTTTCCAACTGAAGCTTTGTGGGGTAAAAAGTACCACTAACGCAACACATTATGGCAGCTTTCAAATGATTG ACGACCAGAATCCAAACAGAAACAGCAATCGTTCATACCGCACACCAGTATTAAGAAAACGTTGGTATGAAGTTGGTGTGATTTCAGTCAGAGCCCTTACTGACTTAGTGCCAATCAATGCTTCACTCAATAATACAAATGAAACCATTGTAGAAGTCAAAGACTTCAATGACGAGATGTGTCTTaaactaaatgaagaaaaaagTATTGTGGACAGTGGAACTACTAATATTAGGTTGCCTGAAATTGTGTTTGGAGAG ATTGTTGGTGAAATAAGAAACGCCGCGCGCATGACAAATGTACTAATTTCAGACGAATTTTGGTATCATGGAGAG GCTGGTTGCTGGCCCGAGCCGCAAATGTGGTCGCTGCCATCTATCGCTATAGATTTGCTTAgcgctgacgcaaatgatcagTACTTTACGCTGGAAATACCGGCTCAG AACTATATGCGAGTGGTGACTGCGTCGACGGAGGTCGGGGCTATTTCAGAGTTTTGCTACAAGTTGGGGCTCGAAGCGGGGTCCGAGACTGTGCTTGGGTACACCGCGATGGAAGGATTAGAG GTACTGTTTAATAGATCAGCCGGCTGGATCGGCTGGCAGACCTCAAACTGTGGCTCCAACGCTCGAATCACGGGGCCTTACAACGCCTCAAAGTCTCTAGTAGACACCTGCCAGTTAAGAAGACCCGTCTCAGAGACCGCTGTCTCAATAAAAGCCGCCCAATGGGCCCTTTGCGGCGTGTCTATAATAGCTGGTGGTGTGCTAGTGTACCTATTGGCCCCTTGTGTTAAAGCGTTATGCAAAAAACCTATAAGAACGCAACAGATTTCATTGTCGCAGACCGCTTTGTTTGAACAGGAGTCGTGA